In one Aricia agestis chromosome 5, ilAriAges1.1, whole genome shotgun sequence genomic region, the following are encoded:
- the LOC121727092 gene encoding protein artichoke-like isoform X1, with amino-acid sequence MKIPLRFKTRSNHDVIHIFSLLLVLPPVFRAQNTLDCNEILKNACSCYNFENAVYLDCQDRSVKDIKYALKSITNVHTLSIYDLDDSEDALGPHFIPQGACIKHIHISRTSIKTIDDETFMPLRKCLETLSIISSKIKFIPQKALAGLLELTSVEIASNYVEEISSYSFYGLPLVKLNLKGNLIRHISDTAFAGLESSLFEIDLSENNLTSFPVSSIADLKQLRSLRLSWNEIYSLPNDDITGPLLLESLDLNSNNFVFISEDCLKFSPSLRVLSFHFNFINNIHYRAFYSLINLRSLDLSHNRIKILNTNLFQNNKMLEFIDLSHNHIHHIHGLLCNMPSLTKIMLSSNNILEVPIDSFINSSKISVIHLDKNCINAIHSESFSDLVNLEELQLDFNYLDDVPHNTFNRNKNLTKLRLDNNYFSKLNNETFATLVNLKYVRLNNNKLNHLTRQVFRNVIKAEEIYLNHNQIAHIEPGTFVKMRHLKYISLNNNNLLDLNEVLPKINSNLHLLYLSFNRLTSVNNIMLEYHIKLQQLSLNNNQVKFITKKTFNNLTFLTRLELPHNEISVIEDFSFQRLNSARYLYLQYNSLRNITSYTFFGLTELEELDISYNNIEFIFDMAYDTLKKLRTINLSFNRLKILYKNIFKHGLPLSSLYIDSCGVERIENGTFEGLTNLKSLSLKNNSLKSTDFLTLDIPGLKFLTLSYNILDYLPVDTFTQLPLLEVLYLEHCNIDQIVEGTFANNKNLHKLNLAQNIMNNFPATSFGLYNSISDFNISNNFLDVVPYSTFHNFTFIETIDVSENLLPKIELSGFEKLNKLKTLILRKNEITSITCGKKISFKSLISFDISYNRLTYLPVFIFETFPNVQNINISYNEIVHFDFMLIHKNAGISLMNIDLSKNPATIWPTNTNINTNTVTSSLYELHISYTNLTYIEDTTFENFRNLQHLYLKYNKIRRMSVSPFSKLSLLENIDISFNRITHLKASNFRGLIKLNTLCLSNNNIESMESFDEDLGSLKLLDLAQNKLQNILSEHFIHLKELTVLYLAHNNIKYISATSFKNLDKIIQIDLGYNKIQTIPIELLSSVENHIQDISIKGNVIECRCQKNNTWTWIQDHPKIIKPHSVLCFNDEYPKDKCNFPIIAQLSVDKHNDNSVSVSWFIRNRTAIKALQILYYDDAKDTKVHFKYIEKSELSTKIFDLKPNNNYVVCLLTINDEFTPNMDEIEELFQQKNFNDSATNTTTKLDRNFAATLIAQSPSSECITFDTLRKASTIKKKSSKDTKHSSIFNRRTGLIVGCCLGFVVFFVMVSVLLYTKFKERKRIEKSDPAWSEMNDYHSVHSKEDILNSTTASTDNILLGITKNRNTSIVENK; translated from the exons ATGAAAATACCTCTCCGTTTCAAGACAAGATCGAATCATGACGtcattcatattttttcattactacTGGTTCTACCCCCGGTTTTTCGAGCTCAAAATACCCTGGACTGTAACGAAATTCTGAAGAACGCGTGCTCCTGCTACAACTTCGAAAATG CCGTTTACCTAGATTGCCAAGATAGATCCgtaaaagatataaaatatgCCCTCAAGAGTATTACGAATGTACATACTTTATCTATTTATGATCTAGATGACAGTGAAGATGCTTTGGGACCACATTTTATACCACAAGGTGCTTGCATTAAGCATATACATATATCGAGAACGAGCATAAAAACGATCGATGACGAGACGTTCATGCCGCTGAGAAAGTGCCTCGAGACGTTAAGCATTATTTCGAGCAAAATTAAATTCATACCGCAAAAAGCTTTAGCTGGCCTCCTCGAGCTTACATCTGTCGAGATAGCCTCAAACTACGTCGAAGAAATTTCAAGTTACAGCTTTTACGGCCTGCCcctagtaaaattaaatttaaaaggaaatttaataAGACATATTTCGGACACGGCGTTTGCAGGCTTAGAGAGCTCATTGTTTGAAATTGACTTAAGTGAAAATAATCTAACCTCATTTCCCGTTAGTTCTATTGCCGATTTAAAACAACTTCGTTCATTGCGCCTCTCCTGGAACGAAATATATTCATTGCCAAACGATGACATCACGGGTCCCTTGCTTTTAGAGTCCTTAGACTTGAACTCGAATAATTTCGTATTTATTTCGGAAGACTGCCTTAAATTTAGTCCGTCCCTACGAGTTTTatcttttcattttaatttcattaacaatATTCATTATCGCGCTTTTTATTCGTTGATAAATCTACGGTCGCTAGATTTGAGTCACAATAGGATAAAAATTCTCAACACTAACCTCTTTcagaataataaaatgttagaaTTCATAGATTTAAGTCATAATCATATTCATCACATTCATGGACTGCTTTGTAACATGCCGTCATTgacaaaaataatgttaagtAGCAATAACATACTCGAAGTGCCAATAGATTCTTttataaattctagtaaaattAGTGTTATACATTTAGATAAAAACTGCATCAACGCCATTCATAGTGAGAGCTTTAGTgatttagtaaatttagaaGAGTTACAATTGGATTTTAACTATTTGGATGACGTGCCACATAATACGTTTAATAggaataaaaatttaacaaaattaagactagacaataattattttagtaaattaaACAATGAAACATTCGCCACCCTCGTTAACCTAAAATATGTTAGGCTAAATAACAATAAGCTCAATCATTTAACGCGACAAGTATTTCGTAATGTCATAAAAGCTgaagaaatttatttaaacCATAACCAAATCGCACATATAGAGCCCGGAACTTTTGTAAAAATgagacatttaaaatatatatcattgaacaataatAACCTATTAGACCTAAATGAAGTTCTTCCAAAAATTAATTCGAATTTACACTTACTATACCTCAGCTTTAATCGTTTGACATCGGTCAATAATATCATGCTAGAATATCATATTAAATTACAACAGCTAAGTTTGAACAATAATCAGGTCAAGTTTATAACAAAGAAAACTTTTAACAACTTGACGTTCCTCACGCGACTAGAACTGCCTCATAATGAAATATCCGTCATTGAAGATTTCTCATTCCAACGCCTTAACTCAGCTCGGTACTTGTATTTGCAATACAATTCACTTAGGAATATTACGAGTTATACTTTTTTTGGTCTCACTGAATTAGAAGAACTCgatatttcttataataatatagaatttaTTTTTGATATGGCATACGATACTTTGAAGAAACTTAGAACTATAAACCTATCTTTCAACCGCTTGAAAAtcttgtacaaaaatattttcaaacatgGCCTGCCGTTGAGTTCTTTGTACATAGACAGTTGTGGAGTAGAACGTATAGAAAATGGTACATTTGAAGGCTTAACTAATCTTAAATCTCTTTCGCTAAAGAACAACTCGTTAAAGTCAACAGATTTTTTAACTCTCGATATACCAGGATTAAAATTTTTGACATTGTCCTACAATATACTGGATTATTTACCGGTGGACACATTCACACAACTCCCACTTTTAGAAGTACTATATTTGGAACATTGTAACATAGATCAAATCGTGGAAGGAACTTTTGCAAACAACAAAAACTTACATAAACTAAACTTAGCTCAGAACATAATGAACAATTTTCCAGCTACATCGTTCGGTCTATATAATTCAATTTCAGATTTTAATATCAGTAATAATTTCTTAGACGTCGTTCCGTATAGTACATTTCATAACTTTACTTTCATAGAGACTATAGATGTCTCGGAAAATTTGTTACCAAAAATAGAATTAAGTGGTTTCGAAAAGCTTAATAAATTAAAGACgttaattttaagaaaaaatgaaataacaaGCATAACTTGTGGTAAGAAAATATCTTTTAAATCTCTCATATCTTTCGACATCAGTTACAATAGGTTAACGTATTTACctgtatttatttttgaaacATTTCCAAACGTCCAAAATATCAATATCTCTTATAACGAAATTGTACACTTTGATTTTATGCTTATCCACAAAAATGCCGGAATATCACTCATGAATATAGATCTTAGCAAAAATCCCGCGACAATATGGCCAACCAACACTAATATAAATACAAACACAGTGACGTCAAGTTTATACGAACTTCATATTTCCTATACTAATCTAACTTACATAGAAGATACGAcgtttgaaaatttcagaaatttgCAGCACttgtacttaaaatataataaaatacgcCGCATGTCAGTCAGTCCATTTTCAAAACTATCCTTACTAGAAAATATCGACATTAGCTTTAATAGAATAACACATTTAAAAGCAAGTAATTTTCGAGGTCTTATCAAACTTAATACTCTTTGCCTTTCAAATAACAACATTGAATCAATGGAATCGTTCGATGAAGATTTAGGTAGCTTAAAACTATTAGACCTTgcacaaaacaaactacaaaacATTCTCAGTGAGCACTTTATACATTTAAAGGAATTAACAGTTTTATATTTGgctcacaataatattaaatacatatcgGCGACATCCTTCAAAAATCTAgataaaattattcaaattgaTTTGGGCTACAATAAAATCCAAACGATACCCATAGAGCTGTTATCATCAGTAGAAAATCATATACAAGATATATCCATAAAAG gaaATGTGATTGAGTGTCGATGTCAAAAAAATAACACTTGGACCTGGATACAAGATCATCCAAAAATAATCAAGCCACATTCAGTTCTCTGCTTCAACGATGAGTACCCGAAAGATAAATGTAATTTTCCAATAATAGCTCAACTCTCCGTCGACAAACACAACGATAACTCCGTGTCTGTGTCTTGGTTCATCAGAAACCGTACAGCAATCAAAGCATTACAGATTCTTTACTACGATGATGCGAAAGATACAAAG gtacattttaaatacattgaAAAGAGTGAACTGTCTACAAAGATATTTGATTTAAAACCGAATAATAACTATGTGGTATGCTTGCTCACCATAAACGATGAATTCACTCCCAACATGGATGAAATAGAGGAACTATTTCAACAGAAGAATTTCAACGACTCTGCAACAAATACCACGACTAAATTAGATCGTAACTTCGCTGCTACTCTCATTGCACAGTCTCCATCTAGTGAATGTATCACATTCGACACACTCAGAAAAGCATCGACCATAAAGAAGAAATCTAGCAAAGATACAAAACATTCTTCCATTTTTAATCGTAGAACTGGTTTGATCGTTGGGTGCTGCCTAGGTTTTGTTGTTTTCTTTGTTATGGTTTCAGTTTTGTTGTATACTAAGTTCAAAGAGCGAAAGAGAATAGAAAAGTCAGACCCAGCGTGGTCCGAAATGAACGATTACCATTCCGTACATAGCAAAGAAGATATTTTGAACTCGACGACAGCCTCAACTGATAACATTCTTTTAGGAATTACTAAAAATCGGAATACATCgatagtagaaaataaataa
- the LOC121727092 gene encoding uncharacterized protein LOC121727092 isoform X2: MKIPLRFKTRSNHDVIHIFSLLLVLPPVFRAQNTLDCNEILKNACSCYNFENAVYLDCQDRSVKDIKYALKSITNVHTLSIYDLDDSEDALGPHFIPQGNVIECRCQKNNTWTWIQDHPKIIKPHSVLCFNDEYPKDKCNFPIIAQLSVDKHNDNSVSVSWFIRNRTAIKALQILYYDDAKDTKVHFKYIEKSELSTKIFDLKPNNNYVVCLLTINDEFTPNMDEIEELFQQKNFNDSATNTTTKLDRNFAATLIAQSPSSECITFDTLRKASTIKKKSSKDTKHSSIFNRRTGLIVGCCLGFVVFFVMVSVLLYTKFKERKRIEKSDPAWSEMNDYHSVHSKEDILNSTTASTDNILLGITKNRNTSIVENK; the protein is encoded by the exons ATGAAAATACCTCTCCGTTTCAAGACAAGATCGAATCATGACGtcattcatattttttcattactacTGGTTCTACCCCCGGTTTTTCGAGCTCAAAATACCCTGGACTGTAACGAAATTCTGAAGAACGCGTGCTCCTGCTACAACTTCGAAAATG CCGTTTACCTAGATTGCCAAGATAGATCCgtaaaagatataaaatatgCCCTCAAGAGTATTACGAATGTACATACTTTATCTATTTATGATCTAGATGACAGTGAAGATGCTTTGGGACCACATTTTATACCACAAG gaaATGTGATTGAGTGTCGATGTCAAAAAAATAACACTTGGACCTGGATACAAGATCATCCAAAAATAATCAAGCCACATTCAGTTCTCTGCTTCAACGATGAGTACCCGAAAGATAAATGTAATTTTCCAATAATAGCTCAACTCTCCGTCGACAAACACAACGATAACTCCGTGTCTGTGTCTTGGTTCATCAGAAACCGTACAGCAATCAAAGCATTACAGATTCTTTACTACGATGATGCGAAAGATACAAAG gtacattttaaatacattgaAAAGAGTGAACTGTCTACAAAGATATTTGATTTAAAACCGAATAATAACTATGTGGTATGCTTGCTCACCATAAACGATGAATTCACTCCCAACATGGATGAAATAGAGGAACTATTTCAACAGAAGAATTTCAACGACTCTGCAACAAATACCACGACTAAATTAGATCGTAACTTCGCTGCTACTCTCATTGCACAGTCTCCATCTAGTGAATGTATCACATTCGACACACTCAGAAAAGCATCGACCATAAAGAAGAAATCTAGCAAAGATACAAAACATTCTTCCATTTTTAATCGTAGAACTGGTTTGATCGTTGGGTGCTGCCTAGGTTTTGTTGTTTTCTTTGTTATGGTTTCAGTTTTGTTGTATACTAAGTTCAAAGAGCGAAAGAGAATAGAAAAGTCAGACCCAGCGTGGTCCGAAATGAACGATTACCATTCCGTACATAGCAAAGAAGATATTTTGAACTCGACGACAGCCTCAACTGATAACATTCTTTTAGGAATTACTAAAAATCGGAATACATCgatagtagaaaataaataa